From the Priestia aryabhattai genome, the window ATTATTGCAGGCTCTCATTGATAGACTCACGGAAGCGAAAGATTACAAACAAAAAGTAGTGAGAATCAAACGTCTTATGAGAGGCGATAGTCCTGTTCGTCATAGTGAGCATACGTCTAAGAACGCTCTTCACGAAGTGTTATTACGAGCGCGTTATAACCGTACCACGTATATTTGGGGGCCTCCTGGGACAGGAAAAACATATACGCTGTCTAAAATCGCGGCAAGCTATTACAGGAAATCAAAGCGGATCCTTTTATTATCTCACAGTAATGCAGCGGTGGACGGTTTGCTGCAAGAAACTGCACGTCAGTTAAAAAAGAAAGAAGTTTGGAAAAAAGGAAAACTCATTCGATACGGAGCAACAAAAAGCAGCGGCTTAGAAAATATAAAAGTAGAAGAAGTAATTGGAGAAGATGATCCAGATTTAGCTCAGGAGATGCGGGATTTACAAGAAGAACGAGTTTACTTAAGTAGGTACCCCAATAGAGCTCACCGACTTCAGCAAGTTAACAAAAAGCTAAACGCCCTTCGTAACAAGTGGATTGAAGCGGAGAAAAATGTTTTTGATCAAGCGTATATTGTAGGCACTACTTTATCAAAAGCGGCTATTGACCGATTACTTTATCAAAGTGAATTTGATATGGTTGTGGTAGACGAAATTAGCATGGCGTATGCACCGCAAATTGCTTTTGCAGCTACGCTAGGAAAACGAATTGTCTTATGTGGCGATTTTAAACAGCTTCCCCCGGTATCTCAATCTTCTCACACTGAAGTAAAAAAGTGGCTACAGCGAGATTTATTTGAACAGACGGGTCTTGTCGAACAAGTAGAAAGCGGTGAGATACACCCGCATCTTTTTATGTTAACGAAGCAAAGAAGAATGCATAAAGGTATCTCAGCTTTTACAAATCGCTATATTTACAGCAATCGAGTAGCAGATCATCACTCTGTTATAAGTCGAGAAGTAGTAGCAAGCAGCCGGCCGTTTGCTCATGAAGCAGCGCTTGTGCTTAATATTGGTCATTTGCATTCTTCCGCTATGCGAGATGTCGCTTCTGGCTCACGCTATAATGTGATAACGGCTGTTTTGGCGGTAAGTTTGATGCTACGGGCACGCAAAGCTTCTTCGTCTACTCTTGGCTATGTGACTCCTTATAAGTCTCAAGCTAAATTGATCAATGCATTTCTTCAAGATATTGAACCAACTAGCGATATAATTGCAGCAACCGTACATAAATTTCAAGGCGCGGAACGAGATATAATGATTTTTGATACGGTCGATACAAAGCCGCAGTCGAAACCAGGTTTACTTTTAACTAATGAAAATAGCGACCGATTAGTAAATGTAGCGGTGACGCGTTCAAAAGGAAAATTTATTATGATTTCAGACGAGCCGTTTGTTCAACAACGTGTACCAAAGCAGCGAGCGTTATGGAAGTTGGTCAACCATTTTAACGAGAATCAAAAAGTATACCAACCTCAGCAATTTTTAAAAGAAGTCATTCAGCACCCTAAATTGATTTGGTACCATCCATCGAACAATAGCCAGTTAAAAAAAGACTTATATCAAGCTCGGCAGCAGATTTTATTGTGTATTCCTTATGCTTCGCTTATTCCTCAAGAAATATGGGATATATTAAGTTCGTTTAAAGGTGAAACGACCGTTCTTACTCGTGAACCAAAAGAAGTTCGAATTGACGGTGCTCATGTCATTTCATCTGCTGTTCCAATGTCACTGCTTATCATAGATGAATCCACTATATGGATTAATATGCCCTATGGTGAAAAGAATGAAGCGTTTATGGCAGCTAGAATTGAGTCAAAGCTAGGCGCTAAACAGCTTATTCGGTCAATTGACTTTACGGAAGATAAAACGAGAAATCAAGAAACAAAAATGTATATAGAAACAAATAAACCACAATATTCTTTGAGCAATTACCTTCGCAGTTGGGATCGCTGTGAATCTTGTCAGCATATGCGAGAAGTAGAGGTAACAAAAAAAGGAAAAATAAGGTTTATTTGCTATTATTGCGGGAAAACAAGTGGGGCAACACGTTTACTAGTAGAAAAATATTTAAACTACGTACATGCTGTATGTAAAGCATGCAAGCAGCCGATGAACGTAGATTTCGATGAAAATAAAGGCGTCTACGCATTTTGTCCATCTTGCAAAAAGGAAGTTTTGCCTAGAGACTTATTGTAACTTTAAGAAAAGGGCGTGATCTTATCGTTTACTCTCGTAATGTAGCGGCTTTAGCTGATTATTTGCTAGAAGGAGACGTTCAAAAAAGCTGGCTGCTCATTGCTATATATAGAAGAAGGCCATTCTTCAACTAGCGTATACACGTTTCTGACAGAAGCGATGTATGAAATAGGAAAAAGGTGGCAAGAAAATAAAATTTCAGTAGCGGACGAGCATTTTGCTACTACAACCTGTGACTATGTGTTAACTCGCTTTCAGCTTTAACTGCAGCAATTGCTTCAGCGTAATCGAGCGCTTCTTTTTTGCATTGAAGGAGAAGAGCATTACTTAGGCATTAAAATGATTGCAGGACTTATGAGGGAACAGGGATGGGAAGTTAAAAATTTGGGAGCAAACTTGCCGCTACCGTTCGCTCTAAAAAGCATTGAAAGATGGGACCCTGATGTAGTGTACTTGTCTATCTCGCAGGTACACCTCTTGCCGGATTTACAAAAGTATATTGCTGAGATTGAAAGCATGCCGCAACATCCACTTGTATTAGTAGGCAGCAGGCTTCTCAACACGCACGATTTGTCGGCTTCAGGATCTTCAAAAATCATATTCATTAATCATATTCAAGCCTTTAAAGACTAGCTTCTAATCAATAATAAAGAAAGTTCGACGCAAGATAAAATGTTAGTAATGGGGGAAGAAATATGATCAGTTTGCCGATTCAACACATTCCGGTTCCAATGTTTTTACTCAATAAAGACAATGAAATAATTGAATTTACACCAAGCGTCACTAAAAATTTCCCACCTGTTCAGAACCTTTTAGATCTAGTTGATGAAGATAGCCAAGAAAAAGTAAAAAGAGCACTCCAGGGAAAGGAAGAAGTGCGAATTGAAGTAAATATGCGCACGTTTTCTAACCCGGTTGCTCTTTTTGATTTTCATTTTAAGCCTGAAGCCTATCATTCGCTGCATGCTATTTTCTGCCATCCTGTTCATGAACAATCACGAGTGTTCAATCAACACTTCAACAGTTTCGCTCTATGCTTATGCAAGACTCATCACAAGTAAACCAAGATTTTTCAGTCAGGGACACAGATGTAGAAACGGCGAAAAGAATGCAGTTAGTTGATCTTCAACGCCATTTTCGAGAAATGAAAATAAATGTGCTAACCATTCGAGACCTCCTGAGTATTATCCGCTCCGACGTAATTGAAGCAGGAAAAGGAGAATATATTGAATTGGTCTCTACACATTTGTTTGACATTCAAGATTTAATTGATCAGGAGCTTGACTGTTTAAGACAGAAGAACAAAGTACATTAAGAAAGCGGTAATCGGATTTCTACCGTTGTTCCTTTTCCTTCTTCACTATCATACGAAATGCTTCCTTTATGATTACTAATGATTTTGTGACTCACCATCAATCCTAATCCTGTTCCTTTTTCTTTTGTTGTATAGAAAGGCTCGCTAATTCGTGTTAATCGATCTTTCGGCATGCCTTTTCCTTCATCTATCACTTGGATGACTACTTGATTTGTACCTGGATCAAATTTAGATACCACCAGAATAGACCCAGGGTCATCCATTGCTTCAATAGAATTTTTCACCATATTGATAAATACTTGTTTCATATCTTTTTCAATACAATGAACAACAGGTAATTTTTCTTCAAAATCTGTTGAAATGGTAATGTTTTTAAGAATGGCTTGTGTATGCAATAGTGTACACACATCTTGAAGAATTAAATTTATCTGTTTATTTTCATATTTTACAACTTCGGGTTTAGCTAGAATGAGCAGTTCGCTAATAATCAGTTCTAAGCGGTTAAACTCTGACATCATGACATCCATATATTCTTTTTTATACGTTTCTTCTTGCATCATAAGCTGTAAGAAACCTTTTAATGATGTAAGAGGGTTTCGTATTTCATGGGCAATGCCAGCAGCCAGCTGTCCAAGTGCTGACAGCATCTCTGAATTTTTGAGCATCATTTCCGACTGTTTGCGCTGTGAAATGTCTTCGCTTACCCCAATATAATGGATGATTTCATCCTGATCATTTTTAACAGGCATCAAGGCTAACTGTTCCCAAACGGTTTCTCCGTTTTCTTGAACGTAGGAAATTTCCCCGTTCCATTTTTCGCCTCTGTATACTTCATTCCAAATTTTAGGAAATCTTTTAACACCCAGCTTTTTTGTATATAAGTCATAGAGGTGTAGCCCAAATACTTCCTGTGGCGCATGCTTTTGTTCCATAAATTTTTGATTAATGTACTTAATTTTACCTTGATGATCCGTAATGAAAATGCCCGTAGGACTATGAGCCACTGCAAATGATGTAATAGCCAATTCTTCATTTGATCGTTTAATTTCTGTAATATTAATAAACGTAATAACTACACCGTTAATTAAATTCTCATTCGTACGATAAGGCATCATTTTCATGCTGTACCATTGGTTATCGTAGCTTTGAATTTCTTTTTGAAGGGTATTATTTGTTCTTAAAACATGCATTGCGTCCTCGATTAGATGGTCATATCTAAAGTTATGCGAGATATGAAAGAAAGGTCTTCCAATATCTTGATGAAGAACGTTGATCACCGTTTTCGTTTCGGGCGTAAATAATTTGATATTGAGCTGCTCGTCTAAAAAGATGGTAGCAATAGTTGT encodes:
- a CDS encoding AAA domain-containing protein; protein product: MKKRSISSYLKAWVRALSIEINYMKKHGGEKYTVGIGEYLGQQEDAYLYRFERTADLYLFDGAQVRLVHQHKESKGEVIGTEGFDLYLKIDTFIGQEVDELDIYNEPWELLQALIDRLTEAKDYKQKVVRIKRLMRGDSPVRHSEHTSKNALHEVLLRARYNRTTYIWGPPGTGKTYTLSKIAASYYRKSKRILLLSHSNAAVDGLLQETARQLKKKEVWKKGKLIRYGATKSSGLENIKVEEVIGEDDPDLAQEMRDLQEERVYLSRYPNRAHRLQQVNKKLNALRNKWIEAEKNVFDQAYIVGTTLSKAAIDRLLYQSEFDMVVVDEISMAYAPQIAFAATLGKRIVLCGDFKQLPPVSQSSHTEVKKWLQRDLFEQTGLVEQVESGEIHPHLFMLTKQRRMHKGISAFTNRYIYSNRVADHHSVISREVVASSRPFAHEAALVLNIGHLHSSAMRDVASGSRYNVITAVLAVSLMLRARKASSSTLGYVTPYKSQAKLINAFLQDIEPTSDIIAATVHKFQGAERDIMIFDTVDTKPQSKPGLLLTNENSDRLVNVAVTRSKGKFIMISDEPFVQQRVPKQRALWKLVNHFNENQKVYQPQQFLKEVIQHPKLIWYHPSNNSQLKKDLYQARQQILLCIPYASLIPQEIWDILSSFKGETTVLTREPKEVRIDGAHVISSAVPMSLLIIDESTIWINMPYGEKNEAFMAARIESKLGAKQLIRSIDFTEDKTRNQETKMYIETNKPQYSLSNYLRSWDRCESCQHMREVEVTKKGKIRFICYYCGKTSGATRLLVEKYLNYVHAVCKACKQPMNVDFDENKGVYAFCPSCKKEVLPRDLL
- a CDS encoding B12-binding domain-containing protein, with protein sequence MLYIEEGHSSTSVYTFLTEAMYEIGKRWQENKISVADEHFATTTCDYVLTRFQL
- a CDS encoding cobalamin B12-binding domain-containing protein, whose translation is MLQRNRALLFCIEGEEHYLGIKMIAGLMREQGWEVKNLGANLPLPFALKSIERWDPDVVYLSISQVHLLPDLQKYIAEIESMPQHPLVLVGSRLLNTHDLSASGSSKIIFINHIQAFKD